In a genomic window of Rhododendron vialii isolate Sample 1 chromosome 12a, ASM3025357v1:
- the LOC131311312 gene encoding uncharacterized protein LOC131311312 produces the protein MAKVAVNTFLLLRRTYTVAAENVRVGTAAVGTRKAVDSSGVGPEKEASPGGGKREDVFWMRDPKTGNWIPETHFGKVDVADLREKFLVKKANL, from the exons atggccAAAGTTGCCGTTAACACGTTTCTCCTTCTCAG GCGAACCTACACAGTCGCCGCGGAGAATGTGAGGGTGGGAACGGCGGCAGTGGGTACAAGGAAAGCCGTGGATTCGAGCGGAGTGGGACCCGAAAAAGAAGCGTCGCCCGGGGGAGGGAAAAGGGAGGATGTGTTTTGGATGAGAGATCCAAAGACCGGTAATTGGATTCCAGAGACTCATTTTGGTAAGGTTGATGTTGCAGACCTCAGGGAGAAGTTTCTTGTCAAGAAAGCCAATCTGTGA
- the LOC131311919 gene encoding uncharacterized protein LOC131311919: protein MDKIRRASHAGSWYTDNPKKLAEELDGWLRASGLVKSSDVRGVIAPHAGYSYSGRAAAYAFGNIDPASITRVFLLGPSHHYYTPKCALSRATVYKTPIGDLPIDLEVIEELKATGKFELMDLQVDEAEHSMEMHLPYLAKVFHGYSVKVVPILVGAVSAENEAMYGELLAKYVDDSNNFFSVSSDFCHWGSRFNFMHYDKKHGAIHRSIEALDRMGMDIIETGDPDAFKRYLLEYDNTICGRHPISVFLHMLKNSSTKMKIKFLRYEQSSQCKSMRDSSVSYASAVSKVDA, encoded by the exons ATGGACAAAATCAGGAGAGCTTCGCACGCAGGTTCATGGTACACCGACAATC CCAAGAAATTAGCAGAAGAACTTGATGGATGGCTCCGTGCATCCGGTTTGGTAAAATCTTCTGATGTACGAGGGGTGATTGCACC TCATGCAGGCTATTCATATTCAGGTCGTGCAGCAGCCTATGCATTTGGAAACATAGACCCAGCAAGCAT TACTCGGGTGTTTCTTCTTGGTCCATCTCACCACTATTACACTCCAAAGTGTGCCCTTTCAAGAGCTACTGTTTACAAGACCCCAATTGGGGATCTACCTATTGATTTAGAAG TCATTGAGGAGCTAAAAGCTACAGGAAAGTTTGAACTGATGGATCTTCAAGTTGATGAGGCCGAACATAGTATGGAGATGCACTTGCCATATCTTGCAAAAGTATTTCATGG GTACTCCGTTAAAGTTGTTCCCATTTTGGTTGGTGCTGTCAGTGCCGAAAATGAAGCCATGTATGGAGAGTTGTTAGCCAAATATGTGGATGACtcaaataatttcttttctgtATCCTCGGATTTTTGTCACTGGGGCTCTCG GTTTAACTTCATGCATTATGACAAAAAGCATGGAGCTATCCACAGATCAATTGAGGCCTTGGACCGGATGGGAATGGATATAATAGAAACAGGAGATCCAGATGCATTCAAGCGATACCTATTGGAGTATGATAATACCATTTGTGGACGTCATCCAATCAGTGTTTTCCTCCAT ATGTTGAAGAACTCTTCGACGAAGATGAAGATAAAATTCCTTCGATATGAACAGTCAAGCCAATGCAAAAGCATGAGAGACAGCAGTGTAAGTTATGCATCTGCTGTGTCAAAGGTGGATGCTTga